From Streptomyces asiaticus, one genomic window encodes:
- a CDS encoding sensor domain-containing diguanylate cyclase, which yields MAAAHTPQESMGAAAEAACRALGGSFAAISMWERERGRLRVLVNVGELMAGEERLPEDESYPVHDFPEIAEFVHEHWAAGGEPHAWVETAEGVGTGVGVGSAPPSGSWGRVAALRRRGRGSCVVAPIVLHGRAWGELYVARPAGRPVFDRDDADFATVLASVTAAGLAQTERLEEARRLAFTDPLTGLGNRRAVDIRLDEALEAYHADGTVVSLVVCDLNGLKRVNDTLGHAVGDRLLERFGSLLSICGAMLPGALVARLGGDEFCLLGVGPPADEVVRVADELCRRAAELELGEGVACGIASTGDPIGPVPSARRLFRLADAAQYRAKAARSQKPVVAGRDGGAEDAVIRLADTSPAHPPERRRFRGRR from the coding sequence ATGGCGGCGGCGCACACCCCGCAGGAGTCGATGGGCGCGGCGGCCGAGGCGGCCTGCCGCGCCCTCGGCGGCAGCTTCGCGGCGATCTCGATGTGGGAGCGCGAGCGCGGGCGGCTGCGGGTCCTGGTGAACGTGGGCGAGCTGATGGCGGGCGAGGAGCGGCTGCCGGAGGACGAGTCGTACCCGGTGCACGACTTCCCGGAGATCGCCGAATTCGTGCATGAGCACTGGGCCGCGGGCGGGGAGCCGCACGCCTGGGTCGAGACGGCCGAGGGCGTGGGCACCGGCGTCGGCGTGGGCTCGGCCCCGCCCAGCGGCAGCTGGGGGAGGGTGGCCGCGCTGCGGCGGCGTGGCCGGGGCAGCTGTGTGGTGGCCCCGATCGTGCTGCACGGGCGGGCGTGGGGCGAGCTGTACGTGGCCCGGCCGGCCGGGCGGCCCGTCTTCGACCGCGACGACGCCGACTTCGCGACCGTGCTGGCCTCGGTGACCGCCGCCGGGCTGGCCCAGACCGAGCGCCTGGAGGAGGCCCGCCGCCTGGCCTTCACCGATCCGCTGACGGGTCTCGGCAACCGGCGGGCGGTGGACATACGGCTGGACGAGGCGCTGGAGGCGTACCACGCGGACGGCACGGTGGTGAGCCTGGTGGTCTGCGACCTCAACGGCCTCAAGCGGGTGAACGACACCCTCGGCCACGCGGTCGGCGATCGCCTGCTGGAACGATTCGGCTCATTGCTGTCCATATGCGGCGCGATGCTGCCCGGGGCGCTGGTGGCCCGGCTGGGCGGCGATGAGTTCTGCCTGCTGGGGGTCGGGCCCCCGGCGGACGAGGTGGTCCGGGTGGCCGATGAGCTGTGCCGGCGGGCGGCGGAGCTGGAACTGGGCGAGGGGGTGGCCTGCGGGATCGCCTCCACGGGCGATCCGATCGGCCCCGTGCCGTCGGCCCGCCGCCTCTTCCGCCTGGCGGACGCGGCGCAGTACCGGGCGAAGGCGGCGCGCTCGCAGAAGCCGGTTGTGGCGGGCCGGGATGGCGGTGCGGAGGACGCGGTGATCCGCCTCGCCGACACGTCCCCCGCCCACCCCCCGGAACGCCGCCGCTTCCGAGGCCGCCGCTAA
- a CDS encoding enoyl-CoA hydratase/isomerase family protein codes for MSEQRYGEWVAVRRDGFVAELVLDRPKAMNAVSSEMARSIAAACAALFEDRDVRAVVLTSTHERAFCVGADLKERNSLTDAEMMRHRPVSRAAYTGVLELPMPAIAAVHGYALGGGFELALSCDVIVADPTAVVGLPEVSVGVIPGGGGTQLLPRRVGAARAAELIFSARRVAAAEAHALGLVDRLTAEGEDRAEALELARGIAANSPVGVRAAKKALRLGQGLDLRAGLEVEDAAWRTVAFSGDRAEGVAAFNEKRPADWPGE; via the coding sequence ATGAGTGAGCAGCGGTACGGGGAGTGGGTCGCGGTCCGCAGGGACGGCTTCGTGGCCGAGCTGGTGCTGGACCGGCCCAAGGCCATGAACGCGGTCTCGTCGGAGATGGCGCGCTCCATCGCGGCGGCCTGCGCGGCGCTGTTCGAGGACCGCGACGTCCGGGCCGTGGTGCTGACCTCGACCCATGAGCGGGCCTTCTGCGTGGGCGCCGACCTCAAGGAGCGCAACTCGCTCACCGACGCCGAGATGATGCGGCACCGCCCGGTCTCCCGCGCCGCCTACACCGGGGTGCTGGAGCTGCCGATGCCGGCCATCGCCGCGGTGCACGGCTATGCGCTGGGCGGCGGCTTCGAGCTGGCCCTGTCGTGCGACGTGATCGTGGCCGACCCCACCGCCGTGGTGGGGCTGCCCGAGGTGTCGGTCGGGGTGATCCCGGGCGGTGGCGGCACCCAGCTGCTGCCGCGCCGGGTGGGCGCCGCGCGCGCCGCCGAGCTGATCTTCTCCGCGCGCCGGGTGGCCGCCGCGGAGGCCCATGCGCTGGGCCTGGTGGACCGGCTGACGGCGGAGGGCGAGGACCGGGCCGAGGCGCTGGAGCTCGCCCGGGGCATCGCCGCCAACTCCCCGGTCGGGGTGCGGGCCGCCAAGAAGGCGCTGCGGCTGGGGCAGGGGCTGGATCTGCGGGCCGGTCTCGAGGTCGAGGACGCGGCGTGGCGGACGGTGGCCTTCTCGGGGGACCGCGCGGAGGGTGTGGCCGCGTTCAACGAGAAGCGTCCGGCGGACTGGCCGGGGGAGTGA
- a CDS encoding cytochrome P450 — protein sequence MTQLFDSSAHRPGALPPPGCPAHGETGAEPLHAPEFGTDPFAVYRRLREAHGPLAPVELDRGVPAMLCLGYDTALEVMRRPETFSKDPRHWRDRNEGLLPESSYAPQVIRPRPQVDFVDGEEHRRLRGAIEDTTGRIDSSALRNYVERIADSLIDQFCEAGEAELIGTYCALVPIMVTSQLFGCPQEIMDRLLRGVAAFIDGSDPSGGDRTSGAALRELIDLKRREPGADITSWLIAHPARLTDEELVEQLLLLIGMVTGVVPGLIGNALRVLLTDERFSGELMGGSMLVEDALDEVLWTDPPLANMGLYFPVHDTNLAGKRLRAGDAVMISFAATNRDALLRSPHKQGNRAHLAFGAGAHACPGRSSARLIASVALEKLLDRIPDLALAGEIEELKWLSGIFVRGVITLPVRFAPVPGPGSRRGAPPAARPGEPGPQGRPGPQGQWQETQPGTPPTPPIPPISLPFATDAASAAEPPTGSEPGADPEQGEDGQKQQSILLGFLNRWRRAR from the coding sequence GTGACCCAGCTTTTCGATTCGAGTGCTCACCGTCCGGGCGCCTTACCCCCGCCGGGCTGTCCCGCCCACGGGGAGACCGGCGCCGAACCGCTCCACGCGCCCGAGTTCGGTACGGACCCCTTCGCGGTCTACCGGCGGCTGCGCGAGGCCCACGGCCCGCTCGCGCCGGTGGAGCTGGACAGAGGCGTACCGGCCATGTTGTGCCTGGGGTACGACACGGCGCTGGAGGTCATGCGGCGCCCCGAGACCTTCTCCAAGGACCCCCGCCACTGGCGGGACAGGAACGAGGGCCTGCTGCCGGAGTCCAGCTACGCCCCGCAGGTCATCAGGCCCCGGCCGCAGGTCGACTTCGTGGACGGCGAGGAGCACCGGCGGCTGCGCGGCGCCATCGAGGACACCACCGGCCGGATCGACTCCAGCGCGCTGCGGAACTACGTCGAGCGCATCGCCGACTCGCTGATCGACCAGTTCTGCGAGGCGGGCGAGGCCGAGCTGATCGGGACGTACTGCGCACTGGTCCCGATCATGGTGACCAGCCAGCTCTTCGGCTGCCCGCAGGAGATCATGGACCGGCTGCTGCGGGGCGTGGCGGCGTTCATCGACGGCTCGGACCCCTCGGGCGGGGACCGGACCTCGGGCGCGGCGCTGCGCGAGCTGATCGACCTCAAGCGGCGCGAGCCGGGCGCCGACATCACCTCCTGGCTGATCGCCCATCCGGCGCGGCTGACCGACGAGGAGCTGGTCGAGCAGCTGCTGCTGCTGATCGGGATGGTGACCGGGGTGGTGCCCGGTCTGATCGGCAACGCCCTGCGGGTGCTGCTCACTGACGAGCGGTTCTCGGGCGAGCTGATGGGCGGCAGCATGCTCGTCGAGGACGCCCTGGACGAGGTGCTGTGGACCGACCCGCCGCTGGCCAACATGGGGCTCTACTTCCCGGTGCACGACACCAACCTCGCCGGGAAGCGGCTGCGCGCGGGCGACGCCGTGATGATCAGCTTCGCGGCGACCAACCGGGACGCCCTGCTGCGGTCCCCGCACAAGCAGGGCAACCGGGCCCATCTGGCGTTCGGCGCGGGTGCCCATGCCTGCCCCGGCCGGTCCTCGGCCCGGCTGATCGCCTCCGTCGCGCTGGAGAAGCTGCTGGACCGGATCCCCGATCTGGCGCTCGCCGGGGAGATCGAGGAGCTGAAGTGGCTCTCCGGGATCTTCGTACGGGGGGTGATCACGCTGCCGGTGCGGTTCGCTCCCGTTCCCGGGCCGGGGAGTCGGCGCGGCGCACCGCCCGCCGCCCGTCCGGGGGAGCCGGGTCCGCAGGGCCGGCCGGGCCCGCAGGGCCAGTGGCAGGAGACGCAGCCGGGGACGCCTCCGACGCCGCCCATCCCGCCGATCTCGCTGCCGTTCGCCACCGACGCGGCGTCCGCGGCCGAGCCCCCGACGGGGTCGGAGCCGGGGGCGGATCCGGAGCAGGGGGAGGACGGGCAGAAGCAGCAGTCGATCCTGCTGGGCTTCCTGAACCGGTGGCGGCGGGCCCGCTAA
- a CDS encoding adenylate/guanylate cyclase domain-containing protein, giving the protein MTADDAGSGTAEEREVLDAAAPDGAVRDTGARESAAAEAPGDEGQPDPIALRLEQLILGAERRYTPFQAARSAGVSVELATRFWRAMGFADIGQAKALTEADVLALRRLSGLVEAGLLSEPMAIQVARSTGQTTARLADWQIDSFLEGLTDPQETGMTRTEIAYPLVELLLPELEEFLVYVYRRQLAAATGRVVQAADDVEMVDRRLAVGFADLVSFTRLTRRLEEEELGELVEAFETTAADLVAAHGGRLIKTLGDEVLYAADDAGIAAEIALRLIETLTHDETMPELRVGIAFGTVTTRMGDVFGTTVNLASRLTSIAPKNAVLVDGAFAEELSRTGEAPVSEAEAAEAAAAAEKEGEEPPSYRFALQPMWQRPVRGLGVVEPWLLSRRA; this is encoded by the coding sequence GTGACCGCCGACGACGCGGGTTCCGGCACGGCCGAGGAGCGCGAGGTGCTGGACGCCGCCGCGCCCGACGGGGCCGTACGGGACACCGGGGCGCGGGAGAGCGCCGCCGCGGAGGCCCCCGGCGACGAGGGCCAGCCGGACCCCATCGCGCTCCGGCTGGAGCAGCTGATCCTCGGCGCCGAGCGGCGCTACACCCCCTTCCAGGCCGCCCGCAGCGCGGGCGTCTCGGTCGAGCTGGCCACCCGCTTCTGGCGGGCCATGGGCTTCGCCGACATCGGCCAGGCCAAGGCGCTGACCGAGGCCGACGTACTGGCGCTGCGCCGGCTGTCCGGCCTGGTCGAGGCCGGGCTGCTGAGCGAGCCGATGGCCATCCAGGTGGCGCGGTCCACCGGCCAGACCACCGCCCGGCTCGCCGACTGGCAGATCGACTCCTTCCTGGAGGGGCTCACCGACCCCCAGGAGACCGGCATGACCCGGACCGAGATCGCGTATCCGCTGGTCGAGCTGTTGCTGCCGGAGCTGGAGGAGTTCCTGGTCTACGTCTACCGGCGCCAGCTCGCGGCCGCGACCGGCCGGGTGGTGCAGGCGGCTGACGACGTCGAGATGGTGGACCGGCGGCTGGCGGTCGGCTTCGCGGACCTGGTGAGCTTCACCCGGCTGACCCGGCGGCTGGAGGAGGAGGAGCTCGGCGAGCTGGTCGAGGCGTTCGAGACCACGGCCGCAGACCTGGTGGCGGCGCACGGCGGGCGGCTGATCAAGACCCTCGGCGACGAGGTGCTCTACGCGGCCGACGACGCGGGCATCGCCGCCGAGATCGCGCTGCGCCTGATCGAGACGCTGACGCATGACGAGACGATGCCCGAGCTGCGGGTCGGGATCGCGTTCGGCACGGTCACGACGCGGATGGGCGATGTCTTCGGCACGACGGTGAACCTGGCCAGCCGGCTGACGTCCATAGCCCCCAAGAACGCGGTCCTGGTGGACGGCGCGTTCGCCGAGGAGCTGAGCCGCACCGGGGAGGCCCCGGTGTCGGAGGCGGAGGCCGCGGAGGCGGCCGCCGCGGCGGAGAAGGAGGGCGAGGAGCCGCCCTCGTACCGCTTCGCGCTCCAGCCGATGTGGCAGCGGCCGGTGCGTGGCCTCGGGGTCGTGGAGCCGTGGCTGCTGAGCCGTCGCGCGTGA
- a CDS encoding biotin--[acetyl-CoA-carboxylase] ligase: MTPSDTSGSPGDARGRWSDLERPPLNAAALRRGLVRPGGLWTELEVVRATGSTNTDLVTRARAGAPEGTVLIAEEQTAGRGRLDRAWTAPARSGLFFSILLRPGGAGVPTERWGWLPLLAGVAAAGALSRTAGVDTALKWPNDLLVTVEGEERKFGGILAERAGDAVVIGMGLNVSLRAGELPVPTAGSLALANAISTDRDPLLRAVLRSIAEWYGEWRRFEGDPGASGLQETYAAGCATLGRQVRAELPGGRERIGEAVAIDGDGRLVLATEGGVQEPVSAGDIVHLRSVPREE; the protein is encoded by the coding sequence ATGACGCCTTCTGACACCTCAGGGAGCCCAGGTGACGCGCGCGGACGCTGGTCCGACCTGGAGCGGCCGCCGCTGAACGCCGCCGCGCTGCGCCGCGGGCTGGTGCGCCCCGGCGGGCTGTGGACCGAGCTCGAGGTGGTGCGGGCGACCGGCTCGACCAATACGGATCTGGTCACCCGGGCCCGGGCCGGAGCCCCCGAGGGCACGGTGCTCATCGCCGAGGAGCAGACCGCGGGGCGCGGCCGGCTCGACCGCGCCTGGACGGCTCCGGCCAGGTCCGGTCTCTTCTTCTCCATCCTGCTACGGCCCGGCGGCGCCGGCGTGCCCACCGAGCGCTGGGGCTGGCTGCCGCTGCTCGCCGGGGTCGCGGCCGCCGGGGCGCTCAGCCGTACGGCGGGTGTGGACACCGCGCTGAAGTGGCCGAACGACCTGCTGGTGACGGTCGAGGGCGAGGAGCGGAAGTTCGGCGGGATCCTCGCCGAGCGGGCCGGGGACGCGGTGGTGATCGGCATGGGGCTGAACGTCTCGCTGCGCGCCGGTGAACTTCCCGTTCCCACCGCCGGGTCGCTGGCCCTGGCGAACGCGATCTCCACCGACCGCGATCCGCTGCTGCGGGCCGTGCTGCGCTCGATCGCGGAGTGGTACGGGGAGTGGCGCCGGTTCGAGGGCGACCCCGGGGCGAGCGGCCTCCAGGAGACGTACGCGGCGGGCTGTGCGACCCTCGGGCGCCAGGTGCGCGCCGAGCTTCCGGGCGGCCGGGAGCGTATCGGCGAGGCGGTCGCGATCGACGGCGACGGGCGTCTGGTTCTGGCCACAGAAGGCGGGGTTCAGGAGCCGGTCTCCGCCGGGGACATCGTGCATCTACGCTCCGTACCGAGGGAGGAATGA
- a CDS encoding acyl-CoA carboxylase subunit beta: protein MSTEPETAPEIPDRHTTAGKLADLKRRIEEATHAGSARAVEKQHAKGKLTARERIDLLLDEGSFTELDEFARHRSTNFGIDQNRPYGDGVVTGYGTVDGRPVAVFSQDFTVFGGALGEVFGEKIVKVMDFALKTGCPVVGINDSGGARIQEGVVSLGMYGEIFRRNTHASGVIPQISLVVGPCAGGAVYSPAITDFTVMVDQTSHMFITGPDVIKTVTGEDVGFEALGGARTHNTTSGVAHYMAGDEKDGIEYVKALLSYLPSNNLSEPPAFPDEADLEVSDEDREMDTLIPDSANQPYDVHKAIEHVLDDNEFMETQALFAPNIITGFGRVEGHPVGIVANQPMQFAGCLDIDASEKAARFVRTCDAFNVPVLTFVDVPGFLPGTDQEYNGIIRRGAKLIFAYAEATVPLITVITRKAFGGAYDVMGSKHLGADLNLAWPTAQIAVMGAQGAVNILHRRTIASSDDPEATRTELIADYEDTLLNPYIAAERGYVDAVIMPSETRRHIVRGLRTLRNKREALPPKKHGNIPL from the coding sequence ATGTCCACCGAGCCGGAGACCGCCCCCGAGATTCCAGACCGCCACACCACCGCGGGGAAGCTCGCGGACCTGAAGCGCCGCATCGAAGAAGCGACCCACGCCGGGTCCGCACGCGCGGTGGAGAAGCAGCACGCCAAGGGCAAGCTCACCGCGCGCGAACGCATCGACCTCCTCCTGGACGAGGGGTCCTTCACCGAGCTCGACGAGTTCGCCCGGCACCGCTCGACCAACTTCGGCATCGACCAGAACCGGCCCTACGGGGACGGGGTCGTGACCGGTTACGGCACGGTCGACGGCCGCCCGGTGGCCGTGTTCTCCCAGGACTTCACGGTCTTCGGCGGGGCGCTCGGGGAGGTGTTCGGCGAGAAGATCGTCAAGGTGATGGACTTCGCGCTGAAGACCGGCTGTCCGGTCGTCGGCATCAACGACTCCGGTGGCGCCCGCATCCAGGAGGGTGTGGTCTCCCTCGGCATGTACGGCGAGATCTTCCGCCGCAACACCCACGCCTCCGGGGTGATCCCGCAGATCAGCCTGGTGGTGGGACCGTGCGCGGGCGGAGCGGTCTACTCCCCGGCGATCACCGACTTCACGGTGATGGTCGACCAGACCTCGCACATGTTCATCACCGGGCCGGATGTGATCAAGACCGTCACCGGTGAGGACGTCGGCTTCGAGGCGCTGGGCGGCGCCCGGACCCACAACACCACCTCCGGTGTCGCGCACTACATGGCCGGGGACGAGAAGGACGGCATCGAGTACGTCAAGGCGCTGCTGTCCTACCTCCCCTCCAACAACCTCTCCGAGCCCCCGGCCTTCCCCGACGAGGCCGATCTGGAGGTCTCGGACGAGGACCGGGAGATGGACACCCTCATCCCGGACTCGGCGAACCAGCCGTACGACGTGCACAAGGCCATCGAGCACGTGCTGGACGACAACGAGTTCATGGAGACGCAGGCGCTCTTCGCGCCCAACATCATCACCGGCTTCGGCCGGGTCGAGGGCCACCCGGTGGGCATCGTGGCCAACCAGCCGATGCAGTTCGCCGGCTGTCTGGACATCGACGCCTCCGAGAAGGCCGCGCGCTTCGTGCGCACCTGCGACGCGTTCAACGTGCCCGTGCTGACCTTCGTGGACGTGCCCGGCTTCCTGCCCGGCACCGACCAGGAGTACAACGGCATCATCCGGCGCGGCGCCAAGCTGATCTTCGCCTACGCGGAGGCCACCGTCCCGCTGATCACGGTCATCACCCGCAAGGCGTTCGGCGGCGCGTACGACGTGATGGGCTCCAAGCACCTGGGCGCGGACCTCAACCTGGCCTGGCCGACGGCGCAGATCGCGGTCATGGGCGCCCAGGGCGCGGTCAACATCCTCCACCGGCGCACCATCGCCTCCTCCGACGATCCGGAGGCCACCCGCACCGAGCTGATCGCGGACTACGAGGACACCCTCCTCAATCCGTATATCGCGGCCGAGCGGGGGTATGTGGATGCTGTGATCATGCCCTCCGAGACCCGTCGCCACATCGTCCGCGGTCTGCGGACGTTGCGGAACAAGCGCGAAGCGCTGCCCCCGAAGAAGCACGGCAACATCCCCCTCTAG
- a CDS encoding acyl-CoA carboxylase subunit epsilon, which yields MIRIVRGNPTPEELAATLAVVQARAAAAMAAAQTEDDPEEWSDPARTVPSHRVPHPGPKAWRTTYWPA from the coding sequence ATGATCCGTATTGTCCGGGGCAACCCGACCCCCGAGGAGTTGGCCGCCACTCTGGCGGTGGTGCAAGCACGCGCGGCGGCCGCCATGGCCGCCGCGCAGACCGAGGACGATCCGGAGGAGTGGTCCGACCCTGCCCGCACCGTCCCCAGCCACCGGGTGCCGCACCCGGGTCCCAAGGCGTGGCGCACCACCTACTGGCCGGCCTGA
- the mmpB gene encoding morphogenic membrane protein MmpB produces the protein MLWSEPPDEPPEELRRAEAMLRRARTVLTVSVLLAMCILGMWP, from the coding sequence ATGCTGTGGTCCGAGCCGCCCGATGAGCCGCCCGAGGAACTGCGGCGCGCCGAGGCCATGCTCCGCCGCGCCCGCACCGTTCTGACCGTCTCCGTGCTGCTGGCGATGTGCATCCTGGGGATGTGGCCCTAG
- a CDS encoding Maf family protein: MTAQRTLVLASASPARLGLLRQAGLAPKVIVSGVDEDAISAETPAELARVLAEAKATAVAGLPEAAGSLVVGCDSVLELDGQALGKPADAEEATARWKSMRGRAGVLRTGHCVIDTASGRRTSATASTTVHFGEPTDEEIAAYVASGEPLHVAGAFTLDGRSAPFIDGIEGDSGNVIGLSLPLFRRLLAELDVRITDLWSD; encoded by the coding sequence ATGACTGCGCAGCGCACTCTCGTCCTCGCGTCCGCCTCGCCCGCCCGGCTCGGGCTGCTGCGACAGGCCGGACTGGCGCCCAAGGTGATCGTCAGCGGGGTGGACGAGGACGCGATCAGCGCCGAGACCCCCGCCGAGCTGGCCCGGGTGCTGGCCGAGGCGAAGGCCACCGCCGTGGCCGGGCTTCCGGAGGCGGCCGGCTCCCTCGTCGTCGGCTGCGACTCGGTGCTGGAACTCGACGGTCAGGCGCTCGGCAAACCGGCCGACGCCGAGGAGGCCACCGCCCGCTGGAAGTCGATGCGCGGCCGGGCCGGGGTGCTGCGCACCGGGCACTGCGTGATCGACACGGCGAGCGGCCGCCGCACCTCGGCCACCGCGTCCACCACCGTCCACTTCGGCGAGCCGACGGACGAGGAGATCGCGGCGTACGTCGCCAGCGGCGAACCGCTGCACGTGGCGGGCGCGTTCACGCTCGACGGCCGTTCGGCGCCGTTCATCGACGGGATCGAGGGCGACTCCGGAAACGTGATCGGGCTGTCCCTGCCGCTGTTCCGCCGGCTGCTCGCCGAACTGGACGTGCGGATCACGGACCTCTGGAGCGACTAG
- a CDS encoding acetyl/propionyl/methylcrotonyl-CoA carboxylase subunit alpha: protein MRKVLIANRGEIAVRVARACRDAGIASVAVYADPDRDAVHVRAADEAYALGGDTPAASYLDQAKVLAAAAESGADAVHPGYGFLSENAEFAQAVLDAGLTWIGPPPHAIRDLGDKVAARHIAQRAGAPLVAGTPDPVSGAEEVVAFAEQHGLPIAIKAAFGGGGRGLKVARTMDEVPELYDSAVREAVAAFGRGECFVERYLDKPRHVETQCLADTHGNVVVVSTRDCSLQRRHQKLVEEAPAPFLTEEQNAELYRASKAILKEAGYVGAGTVEFLVGNDGTISFLEVNTRLQVEHPVTEEVTGIDLVREMFRIADGEAIGYDDPPMRGHSFEFRINGEDPGRNFLPAPGTVTSFVPPAGPGVRLDAGVESGSVIGPAWDSLLAKLIVTGATRKQALERAARALAEFQVEGMATAIPFHQAVVKDPAFTSEPFTIHTRWIETEFNNTIAPFTPTGADEAEEPTGRETVVVEVGGKRLEVSLPASLGVAPAPAGGTKKPKRKAVKKSGSAASGDALASPMQGTIVKVAVGEGDTVAEGDLVVVLEAMKMEQPINAHRAGTVKGLAAEVGASLTSGAVICEIKD, encoded by the coding sequence GTGCGCAAGGTGCTCATCGCCAACCGTGGCGAGATCGCTGTCCGTGTTGCCCGTGCCTGCCGGGATGCCGGGATCGCGAGCGTAGCCGTCTACGCCGATCCGGACCGGGACGCTGTGCATGTGCGCGCGGCCGATGAAGCCTATGCGCTGGGTGGTGACACCCCGGCGGCCAGCTATCTCGACCAGGCCAAGGTCCTGGCCGCGGCCGCCGAATCCGGCGCCGACGCCGTCCACCCCGGCTACGGATTCCTCTCCGAGAACGCCGAGTTCGCCCAGGCCGTCCTGGACGCGGGCCTGACCTGGATCGGCCCCCCGCCGCACGCCATCCGCGACCTCGGTGACAAGGTCGCCGCCCGGCACATCGCCCAGCGCGCGGGTGCTCCGCTGGTGGCCGGGACCCCCGACCCCGTCTCCGGGGCGGAGGAGGTCGTGGCCTTCGCCGAACAGCACGGTCTCCCGATCGCCATCAAGGCCGCCTTCGGCGGCGGCGGCCGCGGTCTGAAGGTCGCCCGCACGATGGACGAGGTCCCCGAGCTCTACGACTCCGCCGTCCGCGAGGCCGTGGCCGCCTTCGGCCGCGGCGAGTGCTTCGTCGAGCGCTACCTGGACAAGCCCCGGCATGTGGAGACCCAGTGCCTGGCCGACACCCACGGCAACGTCGTCGTCGTCTCCACCCGCGACTGCTCCCTCCAGCGCCGCCACCAGAAACTCGTCGAAGAGGCCCCCGCCCCCTTCCTGACGGAAGAGCAGAACGCGGAGCTGTACCGGGCGTCGAAGGCCATCCTGAAGGAGGCCGGGTACGTCGGCGCGGGCACCGTCGAGTTCCTCGTCGGCAACGACGGCACCATCTCCTTCCTCGAGGTCAACACCCGGCTCCAGGTGGAACACCCGGTCACCGAAGAGGTCACCGGCATCGACCTGGTCCGCGAGATGTTCCGTATCGCGGATGGTGAGGCCATCGGGTACGACGACCCGCCGATGCGGGGGCACTCGTTCGAGTTCCGGATCAACGGTGAGGACCCGGGCCGCAACTTCCTGCCCGCCCCGGGCACGGTGACCTCCTTCGTGCCGCCCGCCGGGCCCGGTGTCCGGCTGGACGCGGGCGTGGAGTCCGGCAGCGTCATCGGCCCCGCGTGGGACTCGCTGCTGGCCAAGCTGATCGTCACCGGCGCCACGCGGAAGCAGGCCCTGGAGCGGGCGGCCCGTGCCCTGGCCGAGTTCCAGGTCGAGGGCATGGCCACCGCGATCCCGTTCCACCAGGCCGTGGTGAAGGACCCCGCGTTCACCAGCGAGCCCTTCACCATCCACACCCGCTGGATCGAGACCGAGTTCAACAACACCATCGCCCCGTTCACCCCGACCGGCGCGGACGAGGCCGAGGAGCCCACCGGCCGCGAGACGGTCGTGGTCGAGGTCGGCGGCAAGCGGCTCGAGGTCTCGCTGCCCGCCTCCCTGGGCGTGGCCCCCGCCCCCGCGGGCGGCACGAAGAAGCCGAAGCGCAAGGCGGTCAAGAAGTCCGGCTCCGCCGCCTCCGGCGACGCGCTGGCCTCCCCGATGCAGGGCACCATCGTCAAGGTGGCCGTGGGTGAGGGCGACACGGTGGCCGAGGGCGACCTCGTCGTGGTCCTGGAGGCCATGAAGATGGAGCAGCCCATCAACGCCCACCGCGCGGGCACCGTCAAGGGCCTTGCCGCCGAGGTCGGCGCGTCCCTCACCTCGGGCGCGGTCATCTGTGAGATCAAGGACTGA